In a single window of the Papaver somniferum cultivar HN1 chromosome 8, ASM357369v1, whole genome shotgun sequence genome:
- the LOC113303339 gene encoding 60S ribosomal protein L23A-like: MNYFKFLLLVLVVTVTKKADPKVLANKASKAVKAGASTIKKKAKNICTSVIFHRPKTLQKARNPKYQYISALPRNKLDHYQILKYPLTTESAMKKIEDNKKKKTRMLSRRCTTSRQIK, encoded by the exons ATGAACTATTTTAAGTTTCTACTACTGGTGCTAGTGGTGACAG TTACTAAGAAGGCTGACCCCAAGGTGCTGGCTAACAAAGCTTCCAAGGCTGTCAAAGCTGGAGCATCAACCATTAAGAAGAAGGCTAAGAATATCTGCACATCAGTCATATTTCACAGGCCAAAGACATTGCAGAAGGCAAGGAATCCCAAGTACCAATATATTAGTGCACTACCAAGGAACAAGCTGGACCATTACCAGATCCTGAAATACCCACTCACCACCGAGTCCGcaatgaagaagattgaagacaacaagaagaagaaaacaaggatgctttcaagaagatgtacaacatccagacagataaagtga